The genomic region TTGCGCCTGGTGAGGCGGGACCATCGCCGGCCCGTGTTGTTTTTGCGCTCGTTTGGCAGCGATACAGCCTCTGTCAACCTGTGGAATCAATGTCGACGGATTTTATCCAGCAATTATGAAACTTGCGAGGAATCGCTTGCCGTATCGGTGCAGAGCGTTGGGCCATTAGTGGCGATCGGGCGGCCGGGCGAATGGCTGCCCCCCCTGGGAGCAACGAGGCTCTACGTCCGTCAGAATTGGGAGCAGGTCGTGGCTGAATTGGTTGCGGTCAGTCAGTTGGTGGTATTGCGAATCGGGCGAACGGCGGGCCTGTGGTGGGAGTTCGAGCATTTGCTGACGCATTGTGACCCACTCATGGTGTTAATTTACTTGCCCAAAACCGATCGCCGGGCGATTTATGACGAGTTTCGTACGCGCACGCGCGGGTTGCTGCCGCACCCGCTTCCCGAGACTCCAGGCCAAGCGCTGTTTCTCGGCTTTGACGCGGAGTGGGTGCCTCGGCTACTTGGCGAGCGCGGGCCGTCGGTGGCGGCACGACTCTGCCATTGGCTGGCCGGAGCCTCCGCGCCTGCCAGCCGCGAAGCACTCCGCGAAACGCTCTCGCGTGCCGGCGTCAGAGTGCACCGATTTCGCCTGAGTTGTGCCGAATGGGGACGGTTGCTGGTAGTCACGCCTCTGCTGATCTGCTTCTACCTGGGATGGGCATCCAACGCCTGGCAGGACTTACGCGAGTTCGCCTACGAACATACGTACATCAAAACGCCACGGGTATACGTCGTCGCTGAAGTAGCTGGTATGTCACCACGCGAGATGGAAGTGCGCGTGGCCACAGAGTTGGAAATGCTGCTCTCCCGGTTTCCCGGAGTTTCAAGCGCGGAATCCATCTCCCGCTGGGGAGAGTGCGTCGTTGCGTTGGAGTTGGACGGCAAGGAAGATGCTGACGAGGTGTCACGGCAGGCGCAAAATGCGCTGGCAATAAAGATCGAGAGCCTGCGCGCCAGTGTGCCGGGCTTGTCCGTTCATGTCATTCCGCAAAGCGACGAAGGGTTGTCGCTGATCTTGTTGGAATCTGATTCGGGCATATCAGACCTGCCGTCGTTGGATAGTTGCGGTTTGCAGGATCTGGCCGACGAGTGGATCAAGCCGGCGCTAATGAAAACCAAGTGCGTGGCATCGGTGGCCCCATCGCCATTGCACGACTCATCTAAACGATACTGGATTAGGATCAACCCGGATCGTATGGCGGCGTACGGGGTCACTATATCAGAGATCTTTTCAGCCCTCAGACCGCAAATGGGGCGAATGCGCCGCAATTTTGCCAGGGACACAGAACTAGAGGAGGTCACTCTCCGTGTCAACGACGAGGGCCAGTTATTGCGGCTTCGGGATATCGCGACGGTAGACTCGATGTGTCGCCCCAACATTTGCTACCGACGGTGCGATGGTCATAATATTACGGCGATTGCGGTCAGCTTTGCCCTAAAACCCGGCCTGGAAATGTCGGACATCGCGGACACGCTGGTTGATCTCGGAACTCAATCACCTCATCACGTGAGACTGACCGCTTGGAGGGCGCGAGCGCACGAGCCGGTTATCTTGTTGCGGCCGCCGACCTCGGATTCTCGGCACCGAGATTATTACGTGACTCGCGCTGCCCTTTATGTATTGCTCGAAGCGCCAGAAATGCCGGATGGTTTGGGAGGCATCGTGTGGGCCGAGGATCAGGCGTTTGTGCTGCGTGAGCGAGGCCATGACTCCCTGTTGGACCATGGTTCACAAGCGCAGATTGGCCAAATGCGTGAATTGCTAACGGCGCAGCAACGTACCGTCGGCATGTACATGCGACACGTTCACGCTCTCCGCATGTTGTGGCCGGGCGAGGGTGCTCAAATACGAATGGAAGTTACCGGTAGCGCTCTTGCCGAGTTGCGCCGGGTCGCCGCTACGGCAGCCGAACGGATCTCGTCTCTCCCCGGCGTCGTCGATGTCGATATTGGGTCGACAGGCGATACGATCGTTACGAAGGTCGACGTTGACAAAAGCCGTTCCCGCGATTTTTTGGAGTTCGACGCAGACGAGATCGAGGTCCTTTCGCGCCTCGTTGGATCCGGCGAGCTAACCATTCCGTGGCTGTTCTGCGACAACTGCAGCGTAGTATTGCAGGCCGATCACTTTGAGCGCCGGGAACGGCAGCGGGAAACGATGAACTTGCTGCGCCTCCATACCCGGTCACGCAACGTCTCGTTCGGCGAAATAGCCCGACTGTCCTATGAGCCGGAGCCACGCGAGATTCATCGCCGCAACGGGGCGTATTGCGTCACGATTTCCTGCAATGCGGCCGAAGGCTGGCCGTGGGAGCTACGCCGCCAGGTTCGGCGAATCGCGGCCGAAATATCCAATAAAACGGTAAATGTCGAGGTGAGATGACTAGGTCGACCCGGTACGGCCCATACCTCGAAACGACCAGAGCGGAATGGGCCGAGGCGCGATAATCTGCCATCACATAATCGGCCGTAGTCTCAGAGGCGTAAACTGCGGAGGTGCGACCTACCGAAGCAGGTTGCGGCTACACTTCGGTGGCCGAACGTCCGGGCCGCAGGAACGAACGAGAGGTATCCGAAGTGTCCCCATTTTGTCCCCAGAATGTTAAATGATGTCGCAGAAGTACGGCATGGGGTAAACTCGAGCTGAGTTCACTACCTGAAACAACGGTTCAGCTTATGGACGACCCAGCGAGTAGCGTCCAGCCGCGCTTTGAGCGGCAACCAGATCGATGCCCGGTTTGCAGCCATCAACCCGTCGCACGCATCATGTACGGCTTGCCTTATCTGGACGATGAGCGGAAGGCTGAACTCCGCGATGAGCGGCTCATCCTTGGTGGATGCTGCATTTCCGGCGACGATCCCGCGTGGCGATGTCCGAAGTGCGGCTGGCAAGGCTGGCGTAAGCGGCCTATGGCGGATTAAAGGGTTTCTGCTGCCGCAGATGCGTTTCACACCGCGCGTCTTCTATGCGGCGTGCTGATCGTCGGGCAAAGCCGGTTGACTGTGATTCTGAATCGCCGGCGATGCAACTGCATGTGCCAAGAGCATCGGCTCTTCGCTGGCCAGCTCCTGAAGCAGCAACTCAGCCAAGCCATCGTCGGCACTTTGCTGGCCCAAATTGCGCACGACGTAAATGGCCAGCACGATGGGCAGCACGCAGGCGATCAGAATGGCGGCATCGAGAAGGGTGTTGGCAATGATCGGGTCACGGTGCCGCTGGGCAGCGATTTGTTTGCGTTCGGCCTCCAGCTCAGTGTTTGCTTGAAGAAAATCTTGCCGCATCTGGGCATCAGCGTCGACTAGGCGTTTCGTGCCTTCCGCAACGTGCTGATTGAGCTTGGCCATTTCGCGGTTCTGTTCGGCTTGGCGGGCGGCATGTTCGTTGGCTTGGCGGGCGAGTTCTGCGTGGTCGTTACAGCCGACGATGGTGAGCGTGGTCAGAATCAGCAGATGGCGGGGCGTTCTTGGCATTGCACCTCCAATGTTGCAACAGGCGAGTAAGCAAGGCCTGCAAGGCGATCCGTAGCTGCCGCTCGCGCACCAAGGCAATGGTGACCAGCGCGGCTGCGAGGCAGGCGGCGATCAAGGGGACGGTTGAGACAGGCAAATGGAGCCTCCTTTCGGTGAAAAGGGCGTGAGCGTGGCCAGACGATGGCCAGAACGGCTGCGGAGGGCCGATTTGGGGGCGCGGGAAGAACTAGCCCGCTGCCCTTATAGATATTGACCGATGTTGGGCAGGTTTTTAGCGCGCGAATGCAGAAGCGCCGACGCGGCAGGACTATCTAGGAGGCAGATACCGAGCAGGCGTCAGCCGCGGCTCGTTTCGCGGCGTCTAGCGATACGCAGACCTTTGGGTCCGCGCACGAACGGTCGGATTGGTGGAGATGGCTTTCGCGAAAGCCCGGGGCAAACAATGCGACCTTCGCCTTGATTGTCGCTTTCAGCACGAACAAAACTTCCTGTTGTTCAGTCATTGTAGGGGACGTTGGCGAGGATGGCCTTGACGATTCCGCCGGTGATACGCGGCATCAGGAAACAGTGGGTGCCGAGCAAATGACAACTGCGGCTGAACCGGCCGTAAAACCATCGCTGATCCCGAGATGCCTGCGAGCCCGTCGACCGATCTCGTCGATTTCCGCCGGCGTAAAACTGCTCATCA from Pirellulales bacterium harbors:
- a CDS encoding efflux RND transporter permease subunit yields the protein LRLVRRDHRRPVLFLRSFGSDTASVNLWNQCRRILSSNYETCEESLAVSVQSVGPLVAIGRPGEWLPPLGATRLYVRQNWEQVVAELVAVSQLVVLRIGRTAGLWWEFEHLLTHCDPLMVLIYLPKTDRRAIYDEFRTRTRGLLPHPLPETPGQALFLGFDAEWVPRLLGERGPSVAARLCHWLAGASAPASREALRETLSRAGVRVHRFRLSCAEWGRLLVVTPLLICFYLGWASNAWQDLREFAYEHTYIKTPRVYVVAEVAGMSPREMEVRVATELEMLLSRFPGVSSAESISRWGECVVALELDGKEDADEVSRQAQNALAIKIESLRASVPGLSVHVIPQSDEGLSLILLESDSGISDLPSLDSCGLQDLADEWIKPALMKTKCVASVAPSPLHDSSKRYWIRINPDRMAAYGVTISEIFSALRPQMGRMRRNFARDTELEEVTLRVNDEGQLLRLRDIATVDSMCRPNICYRRCDGHNITAIAVSFALKPGLEMSDIADTLVDLGTQSPHHVRLTAWRARAHEPVILLRPPTSDSRHRDYYVTRAALYVLLEAPEMPDGLGGIVWAEDQAFVLRERGHDSLLDHGSQAQIGQMRELLTAQQRTVGMYMRHVHALRMLWPGEGAQIRMEVTGSALAELRRVAATAAERISSLPGVVDVDIGSTGDTIVTKVDVDKSRSRDFLEFDADEIEVLSRLVGSGELTIPWLFCDNCSVVLQADHFERRERQRETMNLLRLHTRSRNVSFGEIARLSYEPEPREIHRRNGAYCVTISCNAAEGWPWELRRQVRRIAAEISNKTVNVEVR